A region of the Zonotrichia leucophrys gambelii isolate GWCS_2022_RI chromosome 14, RI_Zleu_2.0, whole genome shotgun sequence genome:
TTGTCTTGGCTCGAGAATTGGCAAGTTCTAGAGAATATGCCAGTAAGTATTGACTCCTTTAACATCaactttttgaaaataaagtgtCAGTGTAGTCCAGTTATGAAATACCTGTTGAAGGAACAGAATTAGTGGTTTCATGTTAATTAAATGTaaccaaaaaactccaaaacaagATGGGCTTAATTTACTTGTACCTCTTGCattttcactttctctttttttcattaagttAAAATTCTAGAAAAACGTCATatcataaaagaaaacaaggtaCCGTATGTGACACGAGAGAGAGATGTAATGTCCCGTCTGGATCACCCTTTTTTTGTGAAACTGTACTTCACCTTTCAGGATGATGAAAAACTATGTATCCTTTGCTTATTAAAACTTGCTGTAACACTTTCTTAAGACTAATAACAATGCCCAGTTTTGATTCCTTAAAAAGTGGTCTAATGGAAATGATGGAGGTAACTTTAGGTATTTAAAGTATCCTGATGTATGTGATGCAATTTTTGTAGTCACacttttaacagaaattaagCACATGGAATGAGTGGGTCCTCTCAGAGAGAAAAGTAAGTGTCCTGTGAGACAGGGGGAAGCAATTAAACAAATTGTCCATGTGGTAAATGTTGAAAGGTGACTTGTAACAAtccaagtttaaaaataatttaaaaattctaaattgAGTTGGAGGGGGGAGGTGGGATGTATGGGAAGTGTTTCAGAAGTGTTTTATTCCtgatgtatatatgtgtgtacgTATATCCATCTATTTATCTTTAGTAAAACACAGTAATTCCCGCATTTAAAATAGGGGTAGCCAGCTATATTTCGTACTAGTTTCAGTTCTACAATTAGAGCTATTATTAAAACTTCTTTGTAAAGATGAAGATGCTTATAGAATGTGAATCCTCTGGGCTGCtgttttcccagctctctctAGCAGTAATTTACGAAGTGCAGTTTAATCCTGGAAGCTCATTGCTTGGCAgttggctttggttttttttttttttaagaagatgTTAATTATGTGAACTTCCTCTTAAACCTCCTGCTTGGAATTGGCTGTGCCAAGCATAAAGGTATAGATCAGTCTATTTCTGGGGTCAGTAAGtagttttctggttttcccaAAGGCTGCTAATAGTGCTGGCAGGCCCTATATATCATACAGTATGAGCTCACAGGGCTTCTTTagtattatttgtatttatgtaAACACTTGCTCTGGTACTTTCCAGGTGATGGGACAATTTTTAACTTCTATCAGTTATTACTGTAAATAACTCTGAGGACAATTATGTATGTAATTTGAATGAATTATCCAGATAATTCTCTGGAAAAACTACGAAGTTAACCCTTTATGTAGTTTTTGCTTTGCTAAGAAATTTGGACCCATGTCCTTGGTTGATGATATATTTAAGATATTGCTTGGGCCTGCTACTTGTAAAGTTTCAAATTAACCACCTTCTTCCCTGTTGTTCATGAATTTTTAGTAGTATTCTTCTCTTTGGAATAAGattgtggggatttttgttttggagtGGCTTAGAGATAAACCTTAACCAAGTTACATTCAGATTTTGGACTTAGCTATGCCAAAAATGGAGAGCTGCTGAAGTATATACGCAAAATTGGCTCATTTGATGAGACCTGTACAAGGTTTTATACTGCTGAAATTGTATCAGCCCTGGAGTATTTGCATGGCAAAGGAATCATTCACAGGTAATACAGAGTTGAGACAGACATGCAGTTGATCATGTAagaggtgggttttttcctaaaaatgttctttgtgaAACTAAAAGCAAAGTTGGATTTTTGTGGAAAGCTAAAGAGCACAAATTGCGTTTGATCAGCCCTAGCACAGTTAACATCAGTAGTTAAACATAGCAAACTTGAGGAGGAGAGCCAACCGCTGTTATACCAACTGTTGGAGCAGGAAAAAGTAAGAAAACCTTCTGGCCTTGAATTAGCATTACCAAAAGCTTGTCTTTTAAGCTTCTTTGGTTGGcctgaaaagcagaaactgaCTTTTTGTTTAACCACTTTTCTTCCTGTGCTGTTATGTTGCAAAAGTAACTAGAATTCTTCTAATATatataagaagaaaattaataatcATTAATAATCACTATATAATCAAGAAAATTAATCTATATCAGTTTTCACTGAGTAAACAATTTCCACAAAGCTGCACAATAATTAGGTAAGTGGTGAAATTAGCGAAGTTTTGAGCAGTACTTATGAAGTTGTTCTTGATGTAATATATTGTTTGGATGGTAATGATTTGTCATTCATGTTTATTAACTAAAGCTTTAAGTGCTAGACATCTGACCTGCAGAACTTCTTTTTGGGTAAGAAATTTATTGTGTTTAGGTTACCAAGGAGTTGTCATGGGACACTAGATGCTAGTTGGCAAAAAAGCTGACTGGTTATAATTCTGCTAGCATTATTTCTTTCAGTTATTACAAAAacagtttttccttttaaacagaagttttttttgaaataatttgaatcTAAGAGGGATGGATGTGGAGCATACTGAAGGCACAATACTTTCTACAGGGGCAGGGGAAAAGTTCAGGAACTTCCAGTTCCCCTAGTTTCCCTTTGATTTTATAGTTCATGTGTTTAGGCTGAGAGGATGCTTATAAAATGAATGTGGCACGATTGCCAGTGTTACTAACCCTATACTGGAAACCTCCTGTTGGAGAAGAGCTGTGTTTTACTTGTTTTTATATGAAGGACCCTATGAGGAggtcaaaaaaacccaggaaaattgTGCAATTGGAGAACTTAGTATGAAGTTCATGAGGACACAGCTCTAGCAATGCTTGAAAACTCTTGAGATTTTTTACTGCCTGAAGAAATAGGACATGACATAGAACCACTTTAAGATGTCAGGCTACCCTGGAAAATTTATTACACAGATATCTCTATGTATTTAtatgtcgaaggaaggggaccaggacaccatatggttcatcacaggcccctCAGGTCGGTCCTTCAGGTCCCGGTCtgttgaagaaagtatcaaacacttatgcagcaaataataagcttatgaatattctgtaagccaagcaatctattggttaaactataccatgaactcttcctcattccttaggggttacatctctcttttctcatgtctctttcactgtttgttatcctactacagctaggcccaaggacactgctatctatataggtgcaggacttggaattagccacggttttgtacttttccagtccttagccagccaaactcccaacatttatatatatagctATAGATCCATAATCCAGTATTAATGTAGGTATAGGATATATTATATACACAGTATATATGAAGCATGTATAGAGTACAATATATCTACATACATACATGTCTTAAAAAAGCTCTACACAAAACTGTTAAGGAATCCATTCCATTTATGTACTTTCTACCTCTCTCATAGGACAGACACAGGAAAATCAACAGGATTTTTATGGCTTGTTGCTCTCTGTGGTAGTTTTCAGACTTTAAATTGTACAACTCATACTTTTCCATAGTAGGGGACTTCAATCTGAAGAAAATAGTGCTGCACAGTGATTGACAGAAACAGCTTTCAGTTTTTACTAGCTTTTTCTTATCAGTCAAACAAAACAACTCCCATGCTCCTAGATTTCTTTATGAGCATTCAAAGATTCAGCTTAGGAGGGAAGtatgtagggtttttttggatgaGCTAAGGAAACTTGATGCAAAGGCATATCATATCAGTGTAACTGAATGCTCTTAAGTTGTTTCTAATGCAGCTCTTGACATCTAAGTCTGTACTGCTATCTATTGTGTTTGTGATGCTGTGAAGTCTGGTTTTATTCAGAATCAGAGGCTATGCCTATGCAAATAGTAGGCATGCATTTGAAATGCAGATTATGCGTGGAGGTGATCTACCTTACCTGGTCAGGACATTtagctggggctgggtttgccAGTGTTTGATTAACTGGAGTTTTGCAGTGAGGAAACAGAATTAGAAAATCTTAATGCCATATCAGTCTGTCAGATGTTATTTAAATTAAGGCTTTGGAGTGAACGGGCTTGGGGTTTAgtgtgtgtttttgtgaggtggggtttttgttgggatttgttttgtttttgaaatttttgaaCGTGTGACATGCACATTAGCATAGTTTTGAGATGATTATTTAcgtgatgtttaaaaaaaatgttaatggaTTTAACAAAATCTGTCTGCAGGTTGACAGCTACATGTTAGAGAAGTTGTTGTAACAATGTTTATAGAATGTTTGCATCATTTGTTATAGCATTATGTACCTCAGTCACTAGACAGTTTTTCAACTTTAATTTGTATGCTATTTGAATataaaaatctgtcttttcCAGGGACCTTAAGCCAGAGAACATCTTATTAAATGAAGATATGCACATTCAAATAACAGACTTCGGAACAGCAAAAGTATTATCTGCAGATAGCAGACAAGGTTTGCCATTATTCATTATGTGACACCAGTAATTATAGCAAGTGATCCTTTGAAAATGTACATGTGTTTTATTTACCAGATTGTAACCTTCCAATGGCATTACCTCACCTAAATCACTAAAGGACCTCGAAACAGTTTTGACTGTCACTACGTAGATTATATCAGAGGGGGTAGTGTTTGGTGTAGTGGAGTACCAGCTAGATTACCAAATAGACTGGGAAGTTGAACTACTCAGGTTGCTTAGTTTTCATTTGCAAGACAAGAATACAAACAAATAGGTACCATGGCTCACCTGATACAGTAAGTTTTAACTCTGTTTATGTGTTTAACTCCAGTGGTTGAAAGAATTGCGCAAATATGAAGGTAGTAGAATTAATGTGTCTGCAGTTGTAATTAATAGCCTGTAAATAGATCCTGCAAACAATGCTTGAAAAAAGCACTAGGCTGAACTGAATTCaattgacatttttttcttaactgcAGCAAACTTGTGTTGGTAGATTTTATAACTAGGTACCTAAATGCCTAGCTTCTTGAACCAAACAGGTATCCCTGAGATTGATTTGTTTCTTCCAAGCAGGTTTTGTGTATAGTTAAAGAAGTTAAATTCTCATAGGTTCTTAGCAGCATTATGTAAGTTACAGTGGATTgccttttgggtttgtttttttttttttaaactgggtGGCGacaggggaggaagaggagaattGGCTTATGCATAAGTATATGTTTGCTTATTTCTTTCCTCAACAGCACGGGCAAACTCATTTGTAGGGACAGCACAGTATGTTTCTCCAGAACTGCTGACAGAGAAATCTGCCTGTAAAAGGTGAGGGCTCTATATTCCAGAACTTTACTGTCTCTGTCAGGAAACGGTCAAATGGGGAGGAGTGGATAAATCAAGCAAGAAAGCTtagtattttaaagaaacaagaTGCTTGAGTATTTTAACAGAgcttgaaaatttttttcttattaagtATTGCTTCTCGTCTGAGGGCTGGCTTCCTTAGTTTATCTACTTTTTTGGGTTCTACTAACAGGATTAGGTGTTTTTGAGAAGGAGGTGTGTAAGGTGAAGTTGGATTTCTCACCCATAAATAAATCAGACAAATCTGTTATCCAAGTAATATAATTATTCCGTTTTATATAAGATTGCTCAAATATAGTATTTCCTGCTGTAGGAACAACAGAAATGTCACATGCTGTTCCGTTAAGGAGAAGGCTGCAGCTTTCTTTGACTTGTATTTAGATCAACTTGCAGTTATGTTTCCTAAACTGTACTTAGGATTTGCAAGATTTTAAAGCTTATCTGTCTGCCTGGTATGAGTGATGCCCTTCAGAAATTTCTGAACTCATTAAAATTGTTTGTTGGTGGTATCCTACTGAATGTGTATATCTATTTTACTGCAATGATGGAAGAGTAAGCTAGTCGCTGACAAATCAGAAGTTAAAAGGATCATTTAGGTGAATAGGTGTAGTAATTTGTGCTAGCATTTCTTTAAGTGATAGAGATACTGTCAGACTTTTCACATCTTCTTTTAGTGAAGAGCTTTTGACTGTTTTGGCAATGGAAAGATTTAACTAGAATATCATCTCCTTTTAGAAGTTGCATAATGCTTCACCTGTACAGAAAACTCTTAGTTTGAGTAGTTTTAAGTATTTTAGTCTTCCATGAGGGTTTTGAAGCTTTAATCAAATCTATGGGTAGCTTACCTCGAAGTAAAATAAGTTAAAAGTGTTCTTTCAGGCCAACACACTAAAGCTTAACTTTCCTTTGCCTACCACACTAGAACATAGCTTTTCCTTATCATTATAGCCTTTCTGTTTGTGtcttaagaaaagctttaagtaaaaaagataaaaaactgTAATATATTCTCTTTTTTGAAATCAAATATTAAGAGGAAAGTATTTTAAATCTGAAGGGGCATATATTGAATGAAGTTGGATGCATCCTTGAATCATCATGTGGATAATCAATATTCTTTTCAAAGTCATTAGTTACCCATTATTTTGACTGTGAATTCTACCTGTCTTCCACTTGTGCTTGGAGTCAGTTTTTGTGGGACTATTACTCTACAGTTTCTTCTTTTAAGTTGTGTTGCTAGCCTATTCTTCTGTCAAGGgctaaagtaaaaataatgtgGTAAATATACAGAGCAGGTTTGTCCACTGGGTTCATGCTATGTTTTAAGTAGGAAAAAgttaagaatttttcttttagatttcatattaaagatttcttttacaaaaaagattctgtgttttttcctctttgttttgaAGCTCTGACCTCTGGGCTCTGGGATGCATAATATATCAACTTGTAGCTGGATTGCCTCCATTTAGAGCTGGGTAAGAGATTTGAGCTAATTATTTACATGTGGATCATAAATATATTGCCTCTGATTGGATTTTTACCGTACTAGCAGttctgaagtatttttcttAATGCAGAGCTGGTATTAATGTCATGCTGCTTTTATTTGTCCTTTTTGGTGCAGTGAAGTTGCTTAGACAGTTATAACTAGAGCTCCTGATGGAGAGATTCCTTTAAGCTATCCTAGAATTTCACGTGTAATTTGTGCCATGATGGTAACTATATAACTGTACGTGAAGAGGTTTATAAGGCATATCCTCAACACTCTCTGTTGAGTCATATGAGCTTTTGTTGTTATTTCTCAAGTATCTGGTGCTTACAAGATCATAGTACCCCTTCACCCTAGGAAGATTCACAGGAACGTAACTTAACTTGtagattttttgtttaatatttgtCTGGTTTATTCAGGTTAAGGTGAAAGAATCATGGAGAACCAATAACAAGagttaatatttttctcttctgcagaaATGAATATCTTATATTCCAGAAGATAATAAAGTTGGAATATGACTTCCCAGAAAAATTTTTTCCCAAGGCAAAAGACCTTGTGGAAAAGCTGTTGGTAaatatttgtgcttttcttcttgAATGTGCTATGCTTgttttgattgatttttttttttttaataactgacCAAGTAGCTAAATGCCTAACTTCTTCAACCAAAAGGTATCACTGAAATTGATTTGTCATTAAATGTTTTGATGACATTGGAAAACATTCAGCTTATGTAGTTCTCTTTTCTGAAAGTTTCTGTGCACTCTTGCAAATCTTATAATACGAACATCTGTGAGTATTATTGACTGTGTAGGGGACTCTCTTGAAAATCAATATCTGTTATTAAACagcactttgattttttttttaaatctgaattctAATAAGAATTGTTAGAAGGACAAGGAATGTCTTTCTATGAAATGGAAGCAAACAAATCTAGATACTGTGCATTACAAACAGAAATTAAGATTCAAATACTTAGGCTTACATAGTTCTCAGATTAATTGGTTTTGAGTTGTCTGAAGGATCATTTAGTTAAAAACAGCATCCTGTACGTCACAGGCAGATATATTCATTACAATATAAATCCAGTTGCCTTGCATTTTAACATGCACTTAACATGTCTCAATAGTATCAGTCTAAGAATTACTATGCCTGTGAAGGTTTGACTATAGGAAGAAAAAGTAGTTCTGTTCCATCAGTGAGATTATAGTCATGACACTCAAGTGAATATGCAGAGAACATTTTAGGTGTTATAAGCTTTTTTCAGTTCAACAGTCTATCATATTagcagggaatggggaggaaACTCTAACCTTTGTGGATGATGACAAATACAACCTAAAAGGCCTATTAGTGCATTCCCGTGTCCAAGTCCGGTTCGATGGCCAAGCCAGCATCTCCTGAGTGGTGAAGTCCAGGTTGTATTTACCTGGTTGTATCCTGAGAAGTGTGTCATTTTGAGGTCCTTGAGAGGCTGATGTTTAACACCACCTGTAGTTTCCGCAGCTTCCTGTATCACTAGAATGTGATGGTGGACTAAACTTAAAAGGAGGTGTGCTTCATCAGACCTTCTCTGTATGTTTGTTTCAGTCTTTACaaagaagcaaaaccaaaaaattgtGTCAACTTAAAGAAGTGCTCCTATCCTTAGATCTGTGAGCTGATCTAATACATAATGTTGTTGACAAAACATAGTGACAAATAGCATCTTTTATTATAAACAACCTCCTTATAGTATAGGTATGTATGCTTAGGGCAGGGTGACAGactgattttatattttcacgTGGTGCATTGCAAATGTGAATAATGCTTGccttttctcattattttatgCAGCTtaacttaattttaatttgcttaGGTTCTAGATGCTACCAACCGATTAGGTTGTGaagaaatgggaggatatggaCCTCTTAAGGCTCACCCCTTCTTTGAATCCATTGTGTGGGAGAACCTACATCTTCAGACACCCCCTAAACTTACAGCATATTTACCTGCTATGTCAGAGGATGATGAAGACTGTTATGGAAATGTATGTTTGTCTACTGCTGTATTGAGCTCTGATGCTGCCTGAGACTTCCATTATAGCATAAATATTGAATACcaatataaagaaataatataaatactaatataaatatttttactgaaacTATGAATtagttatattttaatttttaagaatgTAATAAATGTTGCTGGTTAAATTTTTACTTAAATCAGCATTTGTTTTCTGATAAAGTAAGTATTTAAGGCTGGCTTGCTTTTGATCAATCATACTTTTTTGCATAGAATCCTGCTGATCTGTAGGGAGTAAGCTGGGATTTGGcccaaaagcaaaataaattaaagcatGCTTAAATTAAAAGCCACAGATTAGTGCAAAATaagctttttaataaaagacatttaattacttcattttttttcctcctttagtATGACAATCTCCTGAGTCAGTTCGGTTGCATGCAAGTTTCTAGTTCTGCCTCTTCCCATTCACTGTCTGCTGCAGAGACAAGTACACCACAGACATCAGGAGGAAATATTGAGCAGTATATTCATGATCTTGACAACAATTCTTTTGAGCTGGATTTACAGTTTTCTGAAGACGAAAAGAGGTTACTTCTGGCAAAACAAGCTGGTGGAAATCCTTGGTAGGATCTTTGGATGTAGCTAAATAACTTGCACAGCAATAAAGAATCCTGGAAAATAAGTGATTTTGattcaaattaatatttgtCAATCTTAGTATTTTCAAGTAAACAATTAGCAACTAGATTTTTCTTGGcttctatttttaaagcaatagcAGCAAAACCCTAATattatatttctaaaatttaCAAGGTCTAGAAGATGATGTAGAGTGTATTTATAAGATAGGCAGAATGATGCTATCCAGTGCTGCAGAGTCTTTGCACTACAGTCCTAAACTAGAAGAGGTTCCTCCTTTTTTACAGATGCCATAAGTTGTTGGAATTTTTTGCATGATAATATTCTGTGGATATCTAACCAAAATGCCTCCAGACTACGAACAGCATTTCTTTTCACTCTTTAGAGAAGTCTCTCGTGTGAATTTTTGTCGTTGCTGTTGTTCCTTGGTGGGAAGGGGCGGGGGGGCgctaagggttttttttttttgattggttggtttgtttgggttgttggtttttgtttggtttaggtTCTTCTGTTtcgttttggttttttgtttggttttgattttggttggttgggttttttaccCCCTgttaaattttagaaaaaactCACTGGTCTGGGCTAAGGAAGAGTCCAAAACTCACGTACTAAAGTTGTTCAGGACTCTCATGGAAAAAGACATGCTAGGGAGTGACGTGAAAAACTACTTGATCATTATAGCTGTTTCTGTGAAAGAATTACTTCCGGAGTaatagttattttctttttctaaggCATCAGTTTGTAGAAAATAACTTAATCCTAAAAATGGGTCCAGTGGACAAAAGAAAGGTAAGGGCTTTTCTTAATTTCCTGTAACAAGACTGAGCCGTCAAATttttgcacagctgcagcacagataaGCAGCTTGTTTTTAAGCTTCCTTGTTTAAACAATTTGTCACCTATAAACAAgttatttctaaaatatcagTGTTTTCTTGTGAgtagattgattttttttttcttgatttagTAATGTGCTCTTGATTTCATGGAAAAGCCTAAGTAAATCTGCTATTGTTGCTTTCATTTTGAGATTGCAGCAAATGAGATTTGCTTGTCCTCTTCCTCCCAGTCTGATATAATCTAATAAACACTTTCTTGACGCATATCTGAATGTGATTTGAACCAAAAGTACCAAAAAATTATCAGTGTTGTTCTCaactgtgctttttttcctggatctGACTTTGTGCCTTTATCCTGAAAGAGGCAGAGGTGATGTTAGAACAGCTTTAAGTGTTAATTTCAGCAGCTTACAGAATCAGCTACAGATAGTCTCCATCAGCTTTAGTGGAAAGAAGGTTCTCTTTCATCTAAGTTAATACCTGCTTCTTCGTAGTCTTTTCTACAAAATCATGACTATTGATTTCTTTGAGAAATAGATTCTGCTTCACTCTGTGCCACCTGGTGTTTCAGGTTTTGCTAGAACTTGAAGATACTTTCCTAAAATAGTACTTGTGTTTCGTCATGTAGTAGAATAATGCACTGCAACACCCTAAAAAAGGAGTGAGGTCAAATAGGTAAAGTAAAATTAAAGACAGCCCCCGAACCCAAATATACCATCCTAGCACTGAGCTGGTTTTATCCTGCCTCTGTTGTTTAGTTCAGAGATGtctaaatttacatttttaattccCTCATGGATTTTgctgggatttgtttgtttgtttttgcattGCTACTTCTACTTTTCTTGTTAGGGATTGTTTGCACGTCGGCGCCAATTGCTGCTTACGGAAGGGCCCCACCTGTATTATGTGGATCCTGTCAACAAAGTTCTAAAAGGAGAAATTCCATGGTCTTTAGAGTTGCGTCCTGAAGCCAAGaattttaagacattttttGTTCACACAGtaagtttattttttgaattttttttgtatattgCTCTAAGGTCCTTGGGCTATTTCTGTAAGTTatcaaaaagatttttctgaagaaagtaTAGGTTTTTTTGATACAAAATTTCATAGTcctaatttaaaacaaaactaaacaaaaatctgaacaaagtcaaccaacaaaaaaagcacaaaatccaCACCCCCGGACAAaacagaataataataaaacaaaaaattacaaaaaatctCATTCTGACATACATGTTTATCACAAAAATGCaactgtattttaattattagtGTTTAAATTAGCCGTAAGTGGATTTTGGGCTTTGAAGGATGTTCTTAATGACTTAACATTTAGCCCTTCTTGTATGTAGTGAATCATGAGAAGTGCATAATATATTGTCAGTTGACTGCTTATAATGGTTAATCAGTAATACATAATGTTATATAGCTGTAATTGAATTTAACTTTCAGAAAGTTAACGAGCTAATTCTGAGTAATTATTTTATTGGTAGGTGCAGAATTACTACTGCTTTTTGGTTAAACTATGTTTGGAGTAATCATTAAAATGTTGTTCACTTATAGCCAAACAGGACATATTACCTGATGGACCCAAGTGGGAATGCTCATAAATGGTGCAAAAAGATACATGAAGTTTGGCGGCACAGATACCACCAGAATGCTGCAAAATAGTAAAGCTCATCCAAAATTTCCCAGTTTCCCTACTTGCTGCTAGAACTCCGTGTGCAGCCGATCAGAGGAATCTTTTCAACCCACCTATTACCATCTCAAGGGGAAGCATACGTCTGAAATGTtcttggttttgggtttttttttttggttttttggggtttttttttgcattttgcttttggttttcttcttttgtttgggtttttttttgggggggggaggtttttttgttgttttgtttgtttgtgtgtttttttgggtttttttcttttgttttttttggggggggcagtggtttgggtttttttttttaagaagaaaaaaaaaaggaagaaaagcaaaaacctAATGGAATTCAGGGTTGCTTTGCTCGCTCTTTGTGCTTCTGTTGAGGCTTCCACTTGCATATCATTGCTGTGAAGATCTTGCTTTTGTGCACTTCAgttctgtttctgctgcagaCTAGTGGATAGACCTTGCATTACCAGCTTCACTTAAGATGAGTTAAAACCAATCCACACGCACACATGCCGAATCATGTACCAGCCTTGCATTTT
Encoded here:
- the PDPK1 gene encoding 3-phosphoinositide-dependent protein kinase 1 isoform X1, which produces MASTGSPLVSPGAGNGPRARRAMASTGSPLYDAVPIQSSVVLCSCSSPSMVRNQADSSTPPVISACGSSRQASNMEGTEPESRSNSNSLQQHTGQQPPQPRKKRPDDFKFGKILGEGSFSTVVLARELASSREYAIKILEKRHIIKENKVPYVTRERDVMSRLDHPFFVKLYFTFQDDEKLYFGLSYAKNGELLKYIRKIGSFDETCTRFYTAEIVSALEYLHGKGIIHRDLKPENILLNEDMHIQITDFGTAKVLSADSRQARANSFVGTAQYVSPELLTEKSACKSSDLWALGCIIYQLVAGLPPFRAGNEYLIFQKIIKLEYDFPEKFFPKAKDLVEKLLVLDATNRLGCEEMGGYGPLKAHPFFESIVWENLHLQTPPKLTAYLPAMSEDDEDCYGNYDNLLSQFGCMQVSSSASSHSLSAAETSTPQTSGGNIEQYIHDLDNNSFELDLQFSEDEKRLLLAKQAGGNPWHQFVENNLILKMGPVDKRKGLFARRRQLLLTEGPHLYYVDPVNKVLKGEIPWSLELRPEAKNFKTFFVHTPNRTYYLMDPSGNAHKWCKKIHEVWRHRYHQNAAK
- the PDPK1 gene encoding 3-phosphoinositide-dependent protein kinase 1 isoform X4 — its product is MVRNQADSSTPPVISACGSSRQASNMEGTEPESRSNSNSLQQHTGQQPPQPRKKRPDDFKFGKILGEGSFSTVVLARELASSREYAIKILEKRHIIKENKVPYVTRERDVMSRLDHPFFVKLYFTFQDDEKLYFGLSYAKNGELLKYIRKIGSFDETCTRFYTAEIVSALEYLHGKGIIHRDLKPENILLNEDMHIQITDFGTAKVLSADSRQARANSFVGTAQYVSPELLTEKSACKSSDLWALGCIIYQLVAGLPPFRAGNEYLIFQKIIKLEYDFPEKFFPKAKDLVEKLLVLDATNRLGCEEMGGYGPLKAHPFFESIVWENLHLQTPPKLTAYLPAMSEDDEDCYGNYDNLLSQFGCMQVSSSASSHSLSAAETSTPQTSGGNIEQYIHDLDNNSFELDLQFSEDEKRLLLAKQAGGNPWHQFVENNLILKMGPVDKRKGLFARRRQLLLTEGPHLYYVDPVNKVLKGEIPWSLELRPEAKNFKTFFVHTPNRTYYLMDPSGNAHKWCKKIHEVWRHRYHQNAAK
- the PDPK1 gene encoding 3-phosphoinositide-dependent protein kinase 1 isoform X2 — encoded protein: MASTGSPLYDAVPIQSSVVLCSCSSPSMVRNQADSSTPPVISACGSSRQASNMEGTEPESRSNSNSLQQHTGQQPPQPRKKRPDDFKFGKILGEGSFSTVVLARELASSREYAIKILEKRHIIKENKVPYVTRERDVMSRLDHPFFVKLYFTFQDDEKLYFGLSYAKNGELLKYIRKIGSFDETCTRFYTAEIVSALEYLHGKGIIHRDLKPENILLNEDMHIQITDFGTAKVLSADSRQARANSFVGTAQYVSPELLTEKSACKSSDLWALGCIIYQLVAGLPPFRAGNEYLIFQKIIKLEYDFPEKFFPKAKDLVEKLLVLDATNRLGCEEMGGYGPLKAHPFFESIVWENLHLQTPPKLTAYLPAMSEDDEDCYGNYDNLLSQFGCMQVSSSASSHSLSAAETSTPQTSGGNIEQYIHDLDNNSFELDLQFSEDEKRLLLAKQAGGNPWHQFVENNLILKMGPVDKRKGLFARRRQLLLTEGPHLYYVDPVNKVLKGEIPWSLELRPEAKNFKTFFVHTPNRTYYLMDPSGNAHKWCKKIHEVWRHRYHQNAAK
- the PDPK1 gene encoding 3-phosphoinositide-dependent protein kinase 1 isoform X3, whose amino-acid sequence is MYDAVPIQSSVVLCSCSSPSMVRNQADSSTPPVISACGSSRQASNMEGTEPESRSNSNSLQQHTGQQPPQPRKKRPDDFKFGKILGEGSFSTVVLARELASSREYAIKILEKRHIIKENKVPYVTRERDVMSRLDHPFFVKLYFTFQDDEKLYFGLSYAKNGELLKYIRKIGSFDETCTRFYTAEIVSALEYLHGKGIIHRDLKPENILLNEDMHIQITDFGTAKVLSADSRQARANSFVGTAQYVSPELLTEKSACKSSDLWALGCIIYQLVAGLPPFRAGNEYLIFQKIIKLEYDFPEKFFPKAKDLVEKLLVLDATNRLGCEEMGGYGPLKAHPFFESIVWENLHLQTPPKLTAYLPAMSEDDEDCYGNYDNLLSQFGCMQVSSSASSHSLSAAETSTPQTSGGNIEQYIHDLDNNSFELDLQFSEDEKRLLLAKQAGGNPWHQFVENNLILKMGPVDKRKGLFARRRQLLLTEGPHLYYVDPVNKVLKGEIPWSLELRPEAKNFKTFFVHTPNRTYYLMDPSGNAHKWCKKIHEVWRHRYHQNAAK